The region TTGCTTGCGTTTTCTGTTTTCCCGCTCACATATAGTTGAACTCCTTTATATATTTAAAGTGATTTGCTTTTAACCGTACTTAATTTTAATTTTGTACAAAATTTTAATGGAGGCAGGTTTAATGGCAGCCATCCAAGGCCCCCATTGCTTGCGGGAATCCTGTCATAGCGTCATAGCCTGTCATAGCCGTCCTGTCATAGCCGCTGTCATCCTGTCATAGCCGCATCCGCCGCCGCGCGTAATGATGCCACAGCGGCAATCTTCGTGGCAATTACACAATTCGTTCTAGCGTCTTGCGATTCGTCGCacatgattacggcagcacgctaaccaggcacaacctaatttctttgaaatgcgCACAggcacaagcaacaaagcacgcttctcacacacaacgaggagccgaacggaaaagtgcgcctaccgtggtcggaccgagaacgatgaaaaaaaaaaaaaaagaaacttgtttcaaaatatccgtttcccaccgtcagaacgctcatttattatcgtgatagctactttttcgaACATAAACGAAAACATTAttatcctcttagctgaagtgctaccatctgctttaatttcataatgttactagcgccgcttcacacacggcggcgacttttggcattcacggaggccgcgttctagctcctttggatttgctgtgtagcagcgtcgctggtccttttcagttttcctcctttggtgcaataagacaactttacggcaaaggccgagaagaagtcccgtgtgacaggggtattaggctGCCTGATTTATCCCCAATGTCGGCTGCGAACAGTCGTGCACAGGCTTAAATTGTTAACGGACATCCTGTTACCAAACCTACTTGTGCCGCAATGTTATTGCCGGGCTTCAGGCGCAAGAAGCAAACAATAAGAAGCCATAGCAGATGATGGGCGTGCCCATAGCCTAACATCCACGTccccttttgtgcctaagccttTCCCAGGAACCCTGAAGACAGCCGGCTATCGTTTCCTACAAATGCGCCTCCTTCCGCTTGTAGCGGCACACGCATACATCTTGTCGCGTCAAAAGGTCGACACGGTTTGGCCGTATAAGTGCTTAAGCAAACAAGCGACTATCCTGCGTTGAGAGTTTTTCAGGGCAAGCGATACGGTAGATAACAAGGGGGAGGGGGTAAAAGTGGTTACAATAAGGCCTCGGCACCCAGTTTGCTGTCTCATCGAGCTTGAGTGCTTCGCTACCTTAGTAAAAATTGGCATCTTGAAAAACTCAGTCGCGCTCTGGCTTCGGGCTCACGTATACGTCGCACAGACTGGGCGGCAGCGCgtgcgctctcgcgttaaaagatGCCTTCACCTCTCCAGAGGTCGCGCTGGCGAATCGGCCGTGCCTTGAATAAAAAATAGACATACAAAAAGAAGAAAGTTATGCCTGTCAGAAAAAGCAGGGCATTCGACGGttattttccttgtttttctcgttgaaattccttttttcttctcgtttttgGCGTTCACCAACCCGCAAACGCGGACGCGGAAAGTCGACTCGTGGCGCACTGACCCGTCGCGTCGACCTTATAAACTTTTCATTTCCACTGCGCGCAGAAAAAGAAGAATGCGCCACCTGAGAGCAACGCCGCACCACTTTTTCTCGTTGGACCAACAGAGCAACCGCTGTGGACGTCGGATCGAACGAAGCACTGCTTATTTATTTTCTCCTTCGGGGGGGTTGGGTGAAAGTGGAGAATGTCCGGAAAGCCTTGATTTCTGATTGCTTTATCTTCCAGACCGCGTAGCGACGTGCTACATGAGTCACATACACCGCCAGGAAATATtcctcttactcatcacgtttcgaaatttcgtggggtctgctaccctgagatcgcagcgccatctgtggcagcaactagaaaacagcatatcTCGCATAGAGACTTGTAGCGCCGTGTAAAAtaacattgtagaaacaaccacctgccgcgtggcaatgatgacgtctcggtgcaatatggtggataggggtggaactatgtgagaatgacgtTAGGGGACGAAATGGaggcatagtttcggttcctcgaatccaagatggcggccattaaaactGATTGTGACCTCCTATCCCTTACCCCCCTCACTCTCAAAAATATTCTACAACTGAAAGAAAACTGCCCAATTACGGGACCGCTAAACatgcatacattcgttccgctacaTATACTCCGAAAACAagaggcacccatccggggacagttgtgtaccgaatttggtaggcaaataaaacctatgggttgtggtatataaataaaaccacaattaaataaagGTTAACATTGTATACATGATTAaataattgaagcgttaccatatcgcaccgcaagacGAAATCTAGGCCCACTTTGACCCCCCAAATGAAGCAAGTTCCATTGTAACTGGACAAcaggcgcgttcttcttcgctttcttcgtctggtataccaaacagctaacactcgttacttcaacgtcttccagacggtggcggccttttcttcttttatttcttgCAACAACAAACAAGGAAACAGAATGTTGCTCCCTTTTCTAcacagcagcagaaagcagccgctcacacatgcatgatgcacgcgcgcacacacacacacacacacacacacacacacacacacacacacacacacacacacacacacacacacacacacacacacacacacacacacacacacacacacacacacacacacacacacacacacacacacacacacacacacacacacacacacacacacacacacacacacacacacgcgcgcgcgcgcgcgcgctttttatctcttttttaCTCACACCTAATTTTATCGCGCATTTATGCATGCATAATCGTAGTGCTGGCATTGAGGTTGGGGTTGTTGCTGGCTACgcatgtaggggggggggggtcgagggTCGGCTAGTGCCATAAGGGGTGCGTGAGCAGGGTGCGCCTTCGAAGAGCTATCATCTAAGGTCCTTGCATCCATGTCACCTTAGCCGTAAGAAGCGAATGCGTTCTGACGCTCATGTCACGTAAGTGACAACaagacttgtcgggctagttggttgatcataatgcaaaaaagacgaactgcgcaacaagaacacggacgaaagggaggcagacacacactaacgcagacttacaactttactaaaggaaggaatacaaggcaaatatatatagcgatcccccaacgcacttcaaatctgatcgtTCTGATCAAATCTGATCAAATCTGATCAAAtcgtttttgacgatgaccgatgtggttgtttttgtttcccgttttgtttgctttcaaaagggggagtgcttcgtctcttggttttggtgtcagcacctgcgcttgtaagcggttcgagcttcagtggtatcagatggctacagtggtgtggtttttgttacgaatttccttactttgcagaacgcgtaattctcaagcgtgcactgtcgctaagcgttcctttgctttttgttttcatagaaagggccggcccggtataagattatcttgtaagcggttggttcttgtgtggtcagtttatcgcctgggcagattgtcacgtgccatattgatcagatttgaagtgcgttgggggatcgctatatatatttgccttgtattccttcctttagtaaagttgtaagtctgcgttagtgtgtgtctgcctccctttcgtccgtgttcttgttgcgcagttcgtcttttttgcattacgtAAGTGACATATGGATCAGTGCCTCCGAGTAGACGCTTCTTTCtgtgtacgggggggggggggtaaatgcaTTATTTTCGCTTCTTGGGTCCATGAAAAGCCTACGAGCTTCTCAattctttctttattttaaaATATGATTACCTTCGAAAATGCAAGCCAGGTAGATTCAAAGCAAAGCCCACCACTCAAACATGTAACTGTACGGGCTATACGCGCAGATGAGtatcgcttctttttatttttgaggaaTATATGCGAGGCTCGTGGTCgatgaatattttttgttctgcgATTATTTCACCTTTCCACGAAGGGGGTTAATGGCCGTGGTTCATTTGCTAGAGAACTGTGACTCCAGATTTTGTGGCACTTTTATGACTCACAGGTTACGGCGATTGGCTACAAAGCAGATTTTAGAGGCCCGTTCCCGTGGCTGTTAGACGACACCGGCATTCACGGGCGGTGGCAAGATTTATAATTTTTGTAGAATATGGCTAATACCGGCTGTCCGTTAACGCCACGACCATCGTCTCATTTCGATAGAGATGAATTACGAGAATCTCTTTGAACTGAAATTTCTATGCTCTGAAGAACCGAGTGTATTTGACTGAAGTCTCCTTTCAGTTCGACTTccctcatttttctttctatctctcccttcgtTTTCCTCAccgcgtgtagggtagcatactggacGTCGCCTAGTTAGCCtgcctgcctttccgttcatctttctctctctctctctccctctccttcATTAGTACTAAGCCATATTGTTTGTTTCGCAAACAAAAATTTAGTAACTCTAAGCAATTTATGGCCAGGCAGGAATTTTTGTCACGCTTCTGCGTACGGCACCATGTTTTTACATTACTGTGCTATATGTAAACGTATATTTTATAACTTCTTTCTAGTAGCCGCTCCGTCTGTTGCAAACCTTCTAACTACTGTACGAATACTCCGGCTTTTGGGTTGCACATTTCTCAAGCAAATAAAAAGCACACGCAACAGCTCCTCAGAGAAGCCACCCTGAAGCGGAACGAAGGTAGGAAATGTCGCGCGCTTGAGAAGCTTCTTCGCGGAAGAGTGACGTTGTCGACCGCATTTCCGGCGCATGCCTGTCCGCAGTGCGACACCGCCGCAACAGGTGCAGCCCCGTAGCACAAATGAAACGTTATGGAACAATTATGCTTACGTCTTCTGGACAGACAACGTATTCCATGAACCGCGCTAGGCAGCTGTTCGTTtgttttgtagcggtagctacattacggtagcatttcgagccttcagcgtggcggcgccgccacgctgtcacgtggttggtcacgtggtacggagcagctgccggcggctaggcgccatggctgatcacgtggttcgtcacctggctggtcacgtgaccagccacgtggtgcggagcagctgctgctgccggcggcgctgcgcgccggcgaaaccgagctgccacagctgtggcagcccagcgaaacagagcggcgaaagactaacttttcaattcaactgagccagttccactcggccagatgtagctatcgcgtcactccaggtttaaccagaactacaCCAccacttttttatattttttaccgCCTCATTTAACAAATTTTTATTGAGCCGTCTCTGTTCGTACCTGAAATCTGTCGCCGTCTTTCCCAAGCCTAAAACAAGTAATCGCCAGCACAGGCAACCACGTATGTAATAAGACACCTTACATCACtaatgcaaaaaagaatttcagcgTAACATTCGAATTAAAAAAATTTATCTATTCATATCCGCAGAGGTCCTCAAGCGACCACTTTGGGATATAATCTTTGAATTTAAGCACTGGCAGGTGAATGTCGAAATTCTGCTGTTCTTTCCTCTCGCACACAGTCACGATATCGTGGCACTAGCCACAATAGGACGTGTTCCGTGCACCATTACTTTTTAGCGGGTTCAAGGCACCACTGGCACGACGTTCCCACAAGATAACATGAAGGGTAGTATAAATAGTAAATATCTAATTGACTATTCGTAATTTTGTTGGCGGCCTTTTTTCGCCTTGGTATCCATCTAGAATGCTCATCCGACCTGGTCTGAACAGGACACTTTACTGCATTGAATAGCAAGTCGTGCGACATGCAGACCCCTTGCAAAAGACCACTCTTGACTTACTCCTCGAGACAAAGAGCTGACACGCCGCCTCAATTCTAATAAATTTCTTGACATACCCTTCGAAAATCGTGTTTGTAAATTTCTTGCTTTCCCAAATACATGCGACATCACAAGGGCACTACTACAGGAGGGACATTTGAAATTACAGGATGCTCAGAATGAGCTAATTCCGACAGATATCATACGGAAAACACACGCATAGAAAAAATATAGAACTATAAAGCAGTTCAAAAATTCCTTGTGACAGCAGTTCAAACGCCGGTGTGGCATTATAAAAAATTGGGGCACAGGGAAAGGATGCTTTATAAAATATGGCACATTCCCGtgcaaagaaaaagaagtaaagagtgaaagaaacagaggtgaaaagaagaaaaggtagaaagaccacagcggtggccgagtggttgaacatccgcctcgcatgtggtaCGTGCGGGGTTCGatgaaaggcaggaaggttaaacAGAAGAATAACAGGTTTGCTACCCCGCACGGGGGATAAAAAGGGATAaagagatgaaggagaaaagagaatggcgggaaattaaagtcactatgaaAAAGTCAGCAATCTATCGGTAAAGTcaaagcctatcgtgcaggccagaagttctcaagaagcggagcagtgccttggaggccttcaccaccGACGATCGCCGCGGTTAGTGGCTGACAATCagtcgcgccaatcagtatgaggcctgCTCAGTATGAGGAATAAGTATGAGGAATAAGCGGCTGCTCTCCGGGGTGACATCAATTGCCGCTTCTAGTGGTGTCGTGGGAAGTTTCCCTGGAAGTGACAGGGAGGGGTGCAGCGACGCGCTGCTCCACCAAAGGTGCGGTGATACCAACACTCGCTGGTTTGAAGAGGTGGGGTAGCACTACGTCTGCAAGGTGAGGCCTGGTGACGGGAAGGCGAAAGAGAGCGAGAGGTCGACAGTGGGGCGATTTGGCCGGAGAGACGTGTGATCTGGGCGTGGAAGTCGTCACGATGCTCTGAAGGTCCACGCCGGAGGGAAGAGATGATGGCGGGGTGGGAGGCTGGGATACTGCACCGAGAGAAATTGTGGAGTAGGAAACGTCCAAGACGGAATCTGCCAGctcagcgagcttctccaaagaCAAATCCTGGGCGGGCACAAGCACCAGGCAGACCGAACGCTGAAGGAAAAACTCACGCAGGAAGGCTTGGTCGAAGGTGGCAGCCTTGtcgcccaggagctgctggagccgCCGCAGCAACTGAGTTGGTTTGCGGTTCCCCAGTTCTTCGGAGGAGATGAGCTGCTGTAGGCGGCGGTGTTCCGGGACGGTTGTTCGCTTGATGAGCTCAGCAGCCAACGTGTCAAACGGGGCCGAGGCGGGCGGAGTTATGAGGAGGTCGCGGACTTCGGCGGCAATCACAGGTGGTAGCGACGCGGCGACGTGATGAAACTTCTGCGCCTGGGTGGTGATGCGGCTaatagtgaactggctgttgCTATGAGCG is a window of Amblyomma americanum isolate KBUSLIRL-KWMA chromosome 4, ASM5285725v1, whole genome shotgun sequence DNA encoding:
- the LOC144129739 gene encoding uncharacterized protein LOC144129739; translated protein: MANAEDNASAMPGDGPSTAVSVLSLRLPPFSPADLQLWLAHSNSQFTISRITTQAQKFHHVAASLPPVIAAEVRDLLITPPASAPFDTLAAELIKRTTVPEHRRLQQLISSEELGNRKPTQLLRRLQQLLGDKAATFDQAFLREFFLQRSVCLVLVPAQDLSLEKLAELADSVLDVSYSTISLGAVSQPPTPPSSLPSGVDLQSIVTTSTPRSHVSPAKSPHCRPLALFRLPVTRPHLADVVLPHLFKPASVGITAPLVEQRVAAPLPVTSRETSHDTTRSGN